A single genomic interval of Myxococcota bacterium harbors:
- a CDS encoding CTP synthase, which yields MTRKRPTKFIFVTGGVLSSLGKGLSSAALGGLLEARGLKVTFLKLDPYLNVDPGTMNPFQHGEVYVTDDGAETDLDLGHYERFSHARMGRANNMTAGRIYDSVLSKERRGDYLGGTVQVIPHVTDEIKVAIHAAAEDVDVLICEVGGTVGDIESLPFLEAIRQVRSDVGRENTCYIHTALVPYVATAGELKTKPVQHSVKELRTVGIAPDVILCRTDRFLPKAVKGKIALFCNVDEDAVVTAKDVDTIYELPLILHREGLDEKVASLLGIWTGQPDLSNWEGLVERAKNPQAEVRIAMVGKYVDLTESYKSLNEALYHAGFAHRARVVIEYFDSEKLDDPAVLSHMDGILVPHGFGSRGAEGKVVAVRCAREQRIPYFGICYGMQMAVIEYARHVAGLDGANSREINETTAYPVIDLMPEQRGLEEKGATMRLGAWPCTLRPGTKAHQAYGADEVSERHRHRYEFNGDFREQLTEAGLVLSGTSPDGRLVEIVEVEDHPWFLGCQFHPEFASTPFKPHPLFVAFIGAALGYSAHR from the coding sequence ATGACCAGGAAGCGACCGACGAAGTTCATTTTCGTGACGGGAGGCGTGCTCTCGTCGCTGGGGAAGGGCCTTTCCTCGGCGGCGCTGGGAGGCCTGCTCGAAGCGCGCGGCTTGAAGGTGACCTTCCTCAAGCTCGACCCGTACCTGAACGTCGACCCGGGGACGATGAACCCGTTCCAGCACGGCGAGGTGTACGTCACCGACGACGGTGCCGAGACCGACCTCGACCTGGGGCACTACGAGCGCTTCAGCCATGCGCGCATGGGCCGCGCCAACAACATGACCGCCGGGCGCATCTACGATTCGGTGCTCTCGAAGGAGCGCCGCGGTGACTACCTCGGCGGCACGGTCCAGGTGATCCCGCACGTCACCGACGAGATCAAGGTGGCGATCCACGCCGCGGCCGAAGACGTCGACGTGCTGATCTGCGAAGTCGGCGGCACGGTGGGCGACATCGAGTCGCTGCCCTTCCTCGAGGCGATCCGTCAGGTGCGCAGCGACGTGGGTCGCGAGAACACCTGTTACATCCACACCGCGCTGGTGCCCTACGTGGCGACGGCGGGTGAGCTCAAGACCAAGCCGGTGCAGCATTCGGTGAAGGAACTGCGCACGGTGGGTATCGCGCCCGACGTGATCCTCTGCCGCACCGACCGCTTCCTGCCGAAGGCCGTGAAGGGCAAGATCGCGCTCTTCTGCAACGTCGACGAAGACGCGGTGGTGACCGCGAAGGACGTCGACACGATCTACGAGCTACCGCTGATCCTGCACCGGGAAGGGCTCGACGAGAAGGTCGCGTCGCTGCTCGGCATCTGGACCGGTCAGCCTGACCTCTCGAACTGGGAGGGACTCGTCGAGCGCGCGAAGAATCCCCAGGCCGAAGTGCGGATCGCGATGGTGGGGAAGTACGTCGACCTCACCGAGTCCTACAAGAGCCTGAACGAGGCGCTCTACCACGCCGGCTTCGCCCACCGGGCGCGGGTCGTCATCGAGTACTTCGACTCGGAGAAGCTCGACGATCCCGCAGTGCTCTCCCACATGGACGGCATCCTGGTCCCCCACGGTTTCGGCAGCCGCGGTGCCGAGGGCAAGGTGGTGGCGGTGCGCTGTGCCCGCGAGCAGCGGATCCCGTACTTCGGCATCTGCTACGGCATGCAGATGGCGGTGATCGAGTACGCCCGCCACGTGGCCGGCCTCGACGGCGCGAATTCGCGCGAGATCAACGAGACCACCGCCTACCCGGTGATCGACCTGATGCCCGAGCAGCGGGGCCTGGAAGAGAAGGGCGCCACCATGCGGCTCGGCGCCTGGCCCTGCACCCTGCGGCCGGGCACCAAGGCCCACCAGGCCTACGGGGCCGACGAGGTCTCCGAGCGCCACCGACACCGCTACGAGTTCAACGGCGACTTCCGCGAACAGCTGACCGAGGCGGGGCTGGTGCTCTCGGGCACCTCCCCCGACGGACGCCTGGTCGAGATCGTGGAGGTCGAGGACCACCCGTGGTTCCTGGGTTGCCAGTTCCACCCCGAGTTCGCGTCGACGCCCTTCAAGCCCCACCCGCTCTTCGTGGCGTTCATCGGGGCGGCGCTGGGGTATTCGGCGCACCGCTAG
- a CDS encoding NUDIX domain-containing protein translates to MTTTYYATDPMEVRLSVSAVVRERGHPNRILLMKRSDNAHWGLPGGYVEPGESVAIATEREVREETGYEIEVGRLVGVYSDPRTQVIEYADRRRVQAINLCFEAVAGSQGELETPQETLELGFFEADELPQPFVPIHEIRVNDAEQGRDGVHVR, encoded by the coding sequence ATGACGACGACGTACTACGCCACCGATCCGATGGAAGTGCGTCTCAGTGTCTCTGCCGTCGTGCGCGAGCGGGGCCACCCGAACCGGATCTTGCTCATGAAGCGCAGCGACAATGCGCATTGGGGCCTGCCGGGCGGATACGTCGAGCCGGGTGAGTCGGTGGCGATCGCGACCGAGCGTGAGGTGCGCGAAGAGACCGGGTACGAGATCGAAGTGGGCCGCCTGGTCGGCGTCTACTCCGACCCGCGCACCCAGGTGATCGAGTACGCCGACCGCCGACGCGTGCAAGCGATCAATTTGTGCTTCGAAGCCGTGGCCGGCAGCCAGGGCGAGCTCGAGACGCCGCAGGAAACCCTGGAGCTGGGGTTCTTCGAGGCCGACGAGCTGCCGCAGCCCTTCGTGCCGATCCACGAGATTCGAGTGAACGACGCGGAACAGGGGCGCGACGGCGTCCACGTACGATGA
- a CDS encoding LLM class F420-dependent oxidoreductase — protein sequence MKLGIHLPWANPQVNLDVAKVQRAEALGYDSVWTAEIYGQDAITPLAYLAARTERIRLGTAVIQAAARTPAATALAMATLDQLAGGDRAILGIGLSGPQIVEGWYGQPWGKPNPRLRDYVTIMRKVLRRERPVEHDGPELALPYRGPGSSGLGKPLKSVLHTNPNLPIFLGTGTPANIRLTAELADGWIPMGYNPDTAAIYRPWLEEGFEKAGDGKSMDSFFIQAGCQVVVTDDVRSALDALKPFHGFYVGGMGAQSKNFHKEMMIRRGFAEAAERIQELFLAGNRAEAFAAVPDEYVDQGALIGPEARIRERFRAWQELGVDGLTVHTEQDEAMELVARLARES from the coding sequence ATGAAGCTCGGGATCCACCTGCCCTGGGCCAACCCCCAGGTGAACCTCGACGTCGCGAAGGTCCAGCGCGCCGAGGCGCTCGGCTACGACTCGGTCTGGACCGCCGAGATCTACGGCCAGGACGCCATCACTCCCCTCGCCTACCTGGCGGCGCGCACCGAGCGCATCCGCCTCGGCACCGCCGTCATTCAGGCCGCGGCCCGCACGCCCGCCGCCACCGCCCTGGCGATGGCGACCCTGGACCAGCTCGCCGGCGGCGACCGGGCCATCCTGGGCATCGGCCTCTCGGGTCCGCAGATCGTCGAGGGCTGGTACGGCCAGCCCTGGGGCAAGCCGAACCCGCGCCTGCGCGACTACGTGACGATCATGCGGAAGGTCCTGCGGCGCGAACGGCCGGTCGAACACGACGGGCCGGAGCTGGCCCTGCCCTACCGTGGCCCCGGCAGCTCGGGGCTCGGCAAACCCTTGAAGTCGGTTCTTCACACCAACCCCAACCTCCCGATCTTCCTCGGGACCGGGACGCCCGCCAACATCCGCCTCACCGCCGAACTCGCCGATGGCTGGATCCCGATGGGATACAACCCCGACACCGCCGCGATCTACCGCCCCTGGCTCGAGGAGGGCTTCGAGAAGGCCGGCGACGGCAAGAGCATGGATTCCTTCTTCATCCAGGCCGGCTGCCAGGTGGTGGTGACCGACGACGTACGCTCGGCCCTCGACGCGCTGAAGCCCTTCCACGGCTTCTACGTGGGCGGCATGGGGGCCCAGTCGAAGAACTTCCACAAGGAGATGATGATCCGGCGCGGCTTCGCGGAAGCCGCCGAGCGGATCCAGGAGCTGTTCCTCGCCGGCAACCGCGCCGAGGCCTTCGCCGCCGTGCCCGACGAGTACGTCGACCAGGGCGCGCTGATCGGGCCCGAGGCCCGGATCCGCGAGCGCTTCCGAGCCTGGCAGGAGCTGGGCGTGGACGGCTTGACCGTCCACACCGAGCAGGACGAGGCCATGGAGCTGGTGGCGCGACTCGCGCGCGAGAGCTGA
- a CDS encoding peroxiredoxin, giving the protein MRVRSFVGSWRQLALVLALGLVLGPAALALEVGDPAPDFTLPGSDGATHSLAEHKGKRAVVLAWFPKAFTPGUTEELKSLRDSAETLQSYEAVYYMVSLDEPEKNAEFAESLDANFPLLSDPTKVAADAYGVLGFAGLYAKRWTFYIDAEGIIRKIDKDVSPGGHGAAIADELEALGVAKKPAAGEAEAPAQ; this is encoded by the coding sequence ATGCGTGTACGAAGCTTCGTCGGTTCGTGGCGCCAGCTCGCGCTGGTGCTCGCCTTGGGTCTCGTGCTGGGGCCGGCGGCCCTCGCCCTCGAAGTGGGCGATCCCGCGCCGGACTTCACTCTGCCTGGCTCGGATGGCGCCACCCACTCCCTTGCCGAGCACAAGGGCAAGCGGGCCGTGGTGCTCGCCTGGTTCCCCAAGGCCTTCACGCCTGGCTGAACGGAGGAGCTGAAGTCGCTGCGTGACAGCGCCGAGACCCTCCAGTCCTACGAAGCCGTCTACTACATGGTCAGCCTCGACGAGCCCGAGAAGAACGCCGAGTTCGCCGAGTCGCTCGACGCCAACTTCCCGCTGCTCTCGGACCCGACGAAGGTCGCCGCCGACGCCTACGGCGTACTCGGCTTCGCCGGGCTCTACGCGAAGCGCTGGACCTTCTACATCGATGCCGAGGGCATCATCCGCAAGATCGACAAGGACGTCTCGCCCGGCGGGCACGGCGCCGCGATCGCGGATGAGCTCGAAGCGCTGGGTGTCGCGAAGAAGCCGGCGGCGGGCGAGGCGGAAGCACCGGCCCAGTAG
- a CDS encoding deaminase: protein MRLRAGGDMIIGLSGRNGAGKGEVLAFLESRSFYPLSLSDVIREQLKTEGVEETRERMIAAGNAIRQAHGPGGLATLLAKQLLPDRNYVVDSIRNPAEVEVLRSRTPQFQLLWVDADEQVRLDRIRARGRSGDPDTLDELRRLEGRELKSDDPASQQLLAVQELADHTVHNDGSLDALHDAVQAVLERSFFFERPSWDEYFMSIARVVASRSNCVKRKVAAVITRDRRIISTGYNGTPRGVRNCNEGGCPRCNSFAEGGTRLDECLCSHGEENAIIQAAYHGVLIKGGTIYTTFSPCLSCTKMIINAGLTEVVYNAAYPLGDVSLDLLREAGLKVRQIDLEPSGAL from the coding sequence ATGCGTCTCCGAGCGGGGGGCGACATGATCATCGGGTTGTCGGGACGCAATGGAGCCGGGAAGGGCGAGGTGCTCGCCTTCCTCGAGTCCCGCAGCTTCTACCCGCTCTCGCTCTCGGACGTGATTCGCGAGCAACTGAAGACCGAGGGGGTCGAAGAGACCCGCGAGCGGATGATCGCGGCGGGCAACGCGATCCGGCAGGCCCACGGCCCCGGCGGCCTCGCGACCTTGCTCGCGAAGCAGCTGCTCCCGGATCGCAACTACGTGGTCGACTCGATCCGCAATCCGGCCGAGGTCGAGGTGCTGCGCTCGCGCACGCCCCAGTTCCAGCTGCTCTGGGTCGACGCCGACGAGCAGGTGCGGCTCGACCGGATCCGCGCGCGGGGGCGCTCGGGCGATCCCGACACCCTCGACGAGCTGCGCCGCCTGGAAGGCCGCGAGCTGAAGAGCGATGACCCGGCCTCCCAGCAGCTGCTCGCGGTGCAGGAGCTCGCCGATCACACGGTGCACAACGACGGCAGCCTCGACGCACTCCACGACGCCGTCCAGGCCGTGTTGGAGCGCTCCTTTTTTTTTGAGCGACCGAGCTGGGACGAGTACTTCATGTCGATCGCGCGCGTCGTGGCGTCGCGCAGCAACTGCGTGAAGCGGAAGGTCGCGGCAGTCATCACACGCGATCGTCGGATCATCTCGACGGGCTACAACGGCACCCCGCGCGGCGTGCGCAACTGCAACGAGGGCGGCTGCCCCCGGTGCAATTCCTTCGCCGAAGGGGGCACCCGTCTCGACGAGTGCCTCTGCTCCCACGGCGAGGAGAACGCGATCATCCAGGCCGCGTACCACGGCGTGCTGATCAAGGGCGGCACGATCTACACCACATTCAGCCCGTGCCTCTCCTGCACCAAGATGATCATCAACGCGGGGCTCACCGAGGTCGTCTACAACGCGGCGTACCCGCTCGGCGACGTATCGCTCGACCTGCTGCGCGAGGCGGGGCTGAAGGTGCGCCAGATCGACCTGGAACCTTCCGGCGCGCTCTAG
- a CDS encoding L,D-transpeptidase family protein codes for MQRAWLFPNPWRRVAAAGGALVALGITAPDPASTETHASGPIIRMPGEKTLEDRLRYYGPAARQRWRPVFEAVGLRYPPQELTLVGLKAERALEVYARDGGAWQFLHRFPVLAASGELGPKLQQGDRQVPEGLYEIESLNPNSKFHLSLRVNYPNEADRAQARTDGRRDLGGDIMIHGRATSTGCLAVGDWAIENLFILVADTGPEATRVILSPVDFRVRTLPPDFTPEGDWVTRRHLAIAAALRTLPFPYEPAREAFNQGGARGSAPRTE; via the coding sequence ATGCAGCGCGCTTGGCTCTTTCCCAACCCGTGGCGGCGGGTCGCCGCAGCGGGCGGCGCGCTCGTTGCGTTGGGCATCACCGCGCCCGACCCAGCTTCCACCGAAACCCACGCATCGGGGCCGATCATTCGCATGCCTGGTGAGAAGACCCTCGAAGATCGGCTGCGCTACTACGGACCCGCCGCGCGCCAGCGCTGGCGACCGGTCTTCGAAGCGGTCGGTCTCCGCTACCCGCCGCAGGAGCTGACCCTCGTCGGCCTGAAGGCCGAACGCGCCCTCGAAGTGTATGCCCGGGACGGCGGCGCCTGGCAGTTCCTGCACCGCTTCCCGGTGCTCGCCGCCAGCGGAGAGCTGGGACCCAAGCTGCAGCAGGGAGACCGACAAGTCCCGGAAGGCCTCTACGAGATCGAATCCCTCAACCCGAACAGCAAGTTCCACCTCTCCCTTCGCGTGAACTATCCAAACGAAGCGGACCGGGCCCAGGCCCGGACCGACGGACGCCGGGACCTCGGCGGCGACATCATGATCCATGGCCGCGCCACCTCGACCGGTTGCCTCGCCGTGGGCGACTGGGCGATCGAGAACCTCTTCATCCTGGTCGCCGACACGGGGCCCGAGGCGACGCGGGTGATCCTCTCACCGGTCGACTTCCGGGTCCGCACGCTGCCCCCCGACTTCACGCCCGAGGGTGACTGGGTGACCCGGCGGCACCTGGCCATCGCCGCGGCGCTCCGCACCCTGCCCTTCCCCTACGAGCCGGCGCGCGAAGCGTTCAACCAGGGCGGCGCGAGAGGGTCCGCACCGCGAACGGAGTGA